Proteins encoded by one window of Actinocorallia herbida:
- a CDS encoding MmgE/PrpD family protein: protein MAEPTLGRTLAEFATATRHLPPEVETSVRQRILDVLGLCVAAHRLETSAAIVGYVRDQGGAPQATVIGGGPDKVPAPLAALANGVLAHSLDYDDTHLPSVLHPSASVVPAALAAAELAGATGAETVRAVAVGLEICVRLGMAGYDAEAGNSVFFEHGQHATSICGALGGAVAAGLLFGLDSEGLLDCLGVTASMAAGLIEANRTGGTVKRLHCGWAAHSAVTAADLVRRGFTGPPTVLEGRFGFFQAFLRGEYFPEEITRGLGDAWAVPGIFFKPYPANHFTHTAVDAAARLRAEGLDPDRVERLVLGVPAPVIRTIGEPIEVKRAPDTGYQAQFSGPYAVATGLLGGGGLGAGLDDYTDALARDPLRRALMAKVEVVADPQATAIFPAQFPAILTAVDSGGRTWRAEVLANRGGPARPLSEAELGRKFRDNTAGRLTEEAAALVTEGVAGLSGLARVSDLLRPLAEFPTPAASIGEAR from the coding sequence ATGGCAGAGCCCACCCTCGGCCGCACGCTCGCCGAGTTCGCCACGGCGACCCGCCACCTGCCCCCCGAGGTCGAGACCAGCGTCCGGCAGCGGATCCTGGACGTGCTCGGCCTCTGCGTCGCCGCGCACCGGCTGGAGACCAGCGCCGCCATCGTCGGCTACGTCCGCGACCAGGGCGGCGCGCCGCAGGCCACCGTCATCGGCGGCGGACCTGACAAGGTGCCCGCGCCGCTCGCCGCGCTCGCCAACGGCGTCCTCGCCCACTCCCTGGACTACGACGACACCCACCTGCCATCGGTGCTGCACCCGAGCGCCTCGGTCGTGCCCGCCGCCCTGGCCGCCGCCGAACTCGCGGGCGCGACCGGCGCGGAGACCGTCCGGGCCGTCGCGGTCGGCCTGGAGATCTGCGTCCGGCTCGGCATGGCCGGCTACGACGCCGAGGCGGGGAACTCGGTCTTCTTCGAGCACGGCCAGCACGCCACGTCCATCTGCGGCGCCCTCGGCGGCGCGGTCGCGGCGGGCCTGCTCTTCGGCCTGGACTCCGAAGGGCTGCTCGACTGCCTCGGCGTCACCGCCTCCATGGCGGCGGGGCTCATCGAGGCCAACCGCACCGGTGGCACCGTCAAGCGGCTGCACTGCGGCTGGGCGGCGCATTCGGCCGTCACCGCCGCCGACCTCGTCCGGCGCGGCTTCACCGGACCGCCGACCGTCCTGGAGGGCCGGTTCGGGTTCTTCCAGGCGTTCCTGCGCGGCGAGTACTTCCCCGAGGAGATCACCCGCGGGCTCGGCGACGCATGGGCCGTCCCCGGCATCTTCTTCAAGCCCTACCCCGCCAACCACTTCACCCACACCGCCGTCGACGCCGCCGCGCGGCTGCGCGCCGAGGGCCTCGACCCGGACCGGGTGGAGCGCCTCGTGCTGGGCGTGCCCGCCCCCGTCATCCGGACGATCGGCGAGCCCATCGAGGTCAAGCGGGCGCCCGACACCGGCTACCAGGCCCAGTTCAGCGGCCCCTACGCGGTCGCCACCGGCCTGCTCGGCGGCGGCGGCCTGGGCGCCGGGCTCGACGACTACACCGACGCACTGGCCCGCGACCCGCTGCGCCGGGCGCTCATGGCCAAGGTCGAGGTGGTCGCCGACCCGCAGGCCACCGCGATCTTCCCCGCCCAGTTCCCCGCGATCCTCACCGCGGTCGACTCCGGCGGCCGCACCTGGCGCGCCGAGGTCCTGGCCAACCGCGGCGGCCCCGCCCGCCCGCTGTCCGAGGCCGAACTGGGCCGCAAGTTCCGCGACAACACCGCAGGGCGGCTGACCGAGGAGGCCGCCGCCCTGGTCACCGAGGGCGTCGCCGGGCTGTCCGGCCTCGCGCGCGTCAGCGACCTGCTCCGCCCGCTGGCGGAGTTCCCGACCCCCGCAGCATCGATAGGAGAAGCACGTTGA
- a CDS encoding IclR family transcriptional regulator codes for MEILDLTQDLADEQGPPRSGIARVLAVMRTIADSGQPQGVSGIARETGLSKAVAYRILRELVGGEFLRFDDDTKVYRLGSGALDIGLAALRELDVPAVAHRHLAALSRRAGETATLSLRQGWSRVYVDQVLAEHEIRMAVALGTRHPLHAGSSSKAILAALPDTEVADYIEHHRLEGVTDATITSAATLREEIGRIRTLGYATSEGERQSGAASVAAAVFGAMGQVLGSVSLCGPQDMFVRRRTDELAGWVTAAAADVSADLGHRAPRG; via the coding sequence ATGGAAATCCTCGACCTGACTCAGGATCTGGCCGATGAGCAGGGCCCGCCCAGATCGGGCATCGCCCGGGTGCTCGCGGTGATGCGGACCATCGCCGACTCCGGCCAGCCCCAGGGCGTGTCGGGGATCGCCAGGGAGACGGGCCTTTCCAAGGCCGTCGCGTACCGGATCCTACGGGAGCTGGTAGGCGGGGAGTTCCTGCGCTTCGACGACGACACCAAGGTCTACCGGCTGGGCTCCGGCGCGCTCGACATCGGGCTCGCCGCGCTGCGGGAGCTCGACGTGCCCGCGGTCGCCCACCGGCACCTGGCGGCGCTGAGCCGCCGCGCCGGGGAGACCGCGACGCTGTCGCTGCGCCAAGGCTGGTCGCGGGTCTACGTCGACCAGGTCCTCGCCGAGCACGAGATCCGCATGGCCGTCGCGCTGGGGACCCGGCACCCGCTGCACGCCGGGTCTTCCTCCAAGGCGATCCTCGCCGCGCTGCCCGACACCGAGGTGGCCGACTACATCGAGCACCACAGGCTCGAGGGCGTCACCGACGCCACGATCACCTCCGCGGCCACCCTGCGCGAGGAGATCGGCCGGATCCGCACCCTCGGATACGCCACGAGCGAGGGGGAGCGGCAGTCCGGCGCGGCGAGCGTGGCCGCCGCGGTGTTCGGCGCGATGGGGCAGGTGCTCGGCTCGGTCTCGCTCTGCGGCCCCCAGGACATGTTCGTCCGGCGCAGGACGGACGAGCTGGCCGGCTGGGTCACCGCGGCCGCCGCGGACGTCTCGGCGGATCTCGGGCACCGCGCCCCGCGCGGCTGA
- a CDS encoding BMP family ABC transporter substrate-binding protein produces the protein MRLAIAAGVVALVPAVAFLIAFGTDDGDSRARPYLEFKACLLTDAEGLLGKDAAPVWQGMQRASLETRAKVQYLAVTGPQTVAGAGAFVGSLVGLRCDLVVAPAGLPADAVGERAEAYPGTRFLVVGGSAEGANVSRVAGNDVPGEVARVVAEAVSEAEG, from the coding sequence GTGCGTCTCGCCATCGCCGCCGGCGTCGTCGCCCTCGTCCCGGCGGTCGCGTTCCTGATCGCTTTCGGCACTGACGACGGGGACTCGCGGGCCCGCCCTTATCTCGAGTTCAAGGCTTGCCTTCTGACCGACGCCGAGGGGCTTCTCGGGAAGGACGCCGCGCCCGTCTGGCAGGGCATGCAGCGGGCCTCCCTGGAGACCCGTGCCAAGGTGCAGTATCTGGCCGTCACGGGACCGCAGACCGTTGCGGGGGCGGGGGCCTTCGTCGGGTCGCTGGTCGGGCTGCGGTGTGATCTCGTCGTGGCGCCGGCGGGGTTGCCGGCCGATGCGGTCGGTGAGAGGGCGGAGGCTTATCCGGGGACCCGGTTCCTTGTCGTCGGGGGCTCGGCGGAGGGGGCGAACGTCAGCCGGGTGGCGGGAAATGATGTGCCCGGGGAGGTTGCGCGGGTCGTCGCCGAGGCTGTGTCCGAGGCCGAGGGGTGA
- a CDS encoding DUF4333 domain-containing protein: MRTVLKPVILTALLAGALSACSFSATTAKADEEAVESQISTQLAPQLGGTPQAVDCPGDLTGTLGATLSCTLTTAEGQTRPVIVTVTSTEGETIDFSIEAPAV, from the coding sequence ATGCGTACCGTGCTCAAGCCCGTCATCCTCACCGCCCTGCTGGCCGGCGCCCTCTCCGCCTGCTCCTTCTCCGCCACCACCGCCAAGGCCGACGAGGAAGCCGTCGAGTCCCAGATCTCCACCCAGCTCGCCCCCCAACTCGGCGGCACCCCCCAGGCCGTCGACTGCCCCGGCGACCTCACCGGCACCCTCGGCGCCACCCTCTCCTGCACCCTCACCACCGCCGAAGGCCAGACCCGCCCCGTCATCGTCACCGTCACCTCCACCGAAGGCGAAACCATCGACTTCTCCATAGAGGCCCCCGCCGTCTGA
- a CDS encoding sensor histidine kinase, translated as MGAIARYLRRGANSAAATALLVVSAVVYPPVLFFSVHSGRSGFGLVEVAPSAVLTLAVLALVRRAPLFALAALLTAWTAAALEMPKPEIALLFAVFVDGAVAAIALTRPRWVSLTALGAAITVQLACVLVLADPGPVLTLLLAVAALAVPLAWLGGATVRQNRRHAQELAERAAAEAVAAERLRIARDLHDMVAHSIGVIAIQAGVGGRVIDTQPAEARNALAAIEESSRETLAGLRRMLGALRRADPVDALTPGLAGLDRLVRTTGDAGVAVDVRWTGERRDLPAEVDLAAFRIVQESVTNVVRHARTGSCRVSLGFGEEELVVEVADEGAGPSGEPAGYGLLGMRERTGLLGGSLTAGPRETGGFRVEARLPLAGTAR; from the coding sequence ATGGGAGCGATCGCGCGGTACCTGCGGCGGGGGGCGAACTCGGCGGCCGCCACGGCCCTGCTGGTGGTGTCGGCCGTGGTCTACCCACCTGTGCTGTTCTTCTCCGTGCACTCGGGGCGCTCGGGGTTCGGGCTCGTGGAGGTGGCGCCCTCGGCGGTGCTCACCCTCGCCGTGCTCGCACTGGTCCGGCGGGCGCCGCTGTTCGCGCTCGCCGCGCTCCTCACGGCGTGGACGGCCGCCGCCCTCGAAATGCCCAAACCCGAGATCGCACTGCTCTTCGCCGTCTTCGTCGACGGCGCCGTCGCCGCCATCGCGCTCACCCGGCCGCGGTGGGTGTCGCTCACCGCGCTCGGCGCCGCGATCACCGTCCAGCTCGCGTGCGTGCTCGTGCTCGCCGATCCGGGCCCGGTGCTGACCCTGCTGCTCGCCGTCGCCGCGCTGGCGGTGCCACTGGCCTGGCTGGGCGGGGCCACGGTGCGGCAGAACCGGCGGCACGCGCAAGAGCTCGCCGAGCGGGCCGCGGCCGAGGCCGTCGCCGCCGAACGGCTGCGCATCGCCCGCGACCTGCACGACATGGTCGCGCACAGCATCGGCGTCATCGCCATCCAGGCCGGCGTCGGCGGGCGCGTCATCGACACCCAGCCGGCCGAGGCCCGCAACGCGCTCGCGGCCATCGAGGAGAGCAGCAGGGAGACCCTCGCGGGCCTGCGGCGGATGCTCGGCGCGCTGCGCCGAGCCGACCCGGTCGACGCGCTCACGCCGGGCCTCGCCGGGCTCGACCGGCTCGTGCGCACCACCGGCGACGCGGGCGTCGCGGTGGACGTCCGATGGACGGGGGAGCGGCGCGACCTGCCCGCCGAGGTGGACCTCGCCGCGTTCCGGATCGTCCAGGAGTCCGTCACCAACGTGGTCAGGCACGCGCGGACCGGGAGCTGCCGGGTGTCGCTCGGCTTCGGGGAGGAGGAGCTCGTCGTGGAGGTCGCCGACGAGGGGGCCGGGCCGTCCGGCGAGCCGGCGGGCTACGGTCTGCTCGGCATGCGCGAGCGGACCGGGCTGCTCGGCGGCAGCCTCACCGCGGGCCCGAGGGAGACGGGCGGCTTCCGGGTCGAGGCCCGGCTGCCGCTGGCGGGAACGGCCCGATGA
- a CDS encoding response regulator transcription factor: MIRVLLADDQPLVRAGLRVLFTDTPDLVLVGEAATGREAIELARRELPDVVLMDIRMPGTDGIGATRAITAELPGTRVLMLTTFDDDEYVYGSLRAGASGFLVKDMMLEEILAAVRIVAGGDALLAPGVTRRLITEFAARPRAAERRAVPLPTSVTDREREVLSLVARGRSNAEIADELVISPATAKAHVARLLTKLDARDRIHLVIHAYETGLITPSP, translated from the coding sequence ATGATCCGGGTGCTGCTCGCCGACGACCAGCCCCTCGTACGGGCGGGCCTGCGCGTGCTGTTCACCGACACCCCCGACCTCGTCCTCGTGGGCGAGGCCGCCACGGGCCGGGAGGCGATCGAGCTGGCCAGGCGGGAGCTGCCCGACGTCGTCCTCATGGACATCCGGATGCCGGGCACCGACGGCATCGGCGCGACCCGCGCGATCACCGCGGAGCTGCCCGGCACCCGTGTGCTCATGCTCACCACGTTCGACGACGACGAGTACGTGTACGGCTCGCTGCGGGCCGGGGCGAGCGGCTTCCTCGTCAAGGACATGATGCTCGAGGAGATCCTCGCTGCGGTCCGGATCGTGGCGGGCGGCGACGCGCTCCTCGCCCCGGGCGTCACCCGTCGGCTGATCACCGAGTTCGCCGCCCGGCCGCGAGCGGCGGAGCGCCGCGCGGTGCCGCTCCCCACGTCGGTCACCGACCGGGAACGCGAGGTGCTCTCCCTGGTCGCCCGGGGCCGCTCCAACGCGGAGATCGCCGACGAACTCGTCATCAGCCCGGCGACCGCCAAGGCCCATGTCGCCAGGCTCCTCACCAAACTCGACGCGCGCGACCGCATCCACCTCGTCATCCACGCCTACGAGACGGGGCTCATCACCCCGTCACCCTGA
- a CDS encoding CaiB/BaiF CoA transferase family protein, whose translation MQDGPLAGLRVLDVSTILAGPLCAQILGDFGADVLKIEHAVKVDGMRGHGKSKDGHALWWKEVSRNKRTIGLTLSEPEGAEILLRLAETADVLVENFRPGTFERWGLGPERLHEVNPRLVIVRVTGFGQTGPYAARAGFGTLAEAMSGFAHLTGDPAGPPTLPAFGLADSVCGIAASSAVMMALYHRERSGAGQVIDMSLLAPLMTAVGPSPTVYQQLGVVEHRHGNRSTNNAPRNTYETSDGYWLAISTSAQAIAERVMHLIGRPDLIEEPWFATGRGRVEHVELLDELVGGWIGARTRDEAVTAFTEAGAAVAPVYTAKDLVEDPHVRETGMLTEVPDPDLGPLLQHDVMWRMSETPGRIRFTGRSHGADTDAVLTDELGLTADEVAALRERKIVT comes from the coding sequence ATGCAGGACGGACCCCTCGCAGGACTGCGGGTCCTGGACGTCTCGACGATCCTCGCCGGGCCGCTCTGCGCCCAGATCCTCGGCGACTTCGGCGCGGACGTCCTCAAGATCGAGCACGCCGTGAAGGTCGACGGCATGCGCGGGCACGGCAAGTCCAAGGACGGCCACGCCCTGTGGTGGAAGGAGGTCTCCCGCAACAAGCGGACGATCGGCCTGACCCTGTCCGAGCCGGAGGGCGCGGAGATCCTGCTGCGGCTCGCCGAGACCGCCGACGTGCTCGTCGAGAACTTCCGGCCCGGCACCTTCGAGCGCTGGGGGCTCGGCCCCGAGCGGCTGCACGAGGTGAACCCGCGGCTGGTGATCGTGCGCGTCACCGGGTTCGGCCAGACCGGCCCGTACGCGGCCCGCGCGGGCTTCGGCACCCTCGCCGAGGCGATGAGCGGCTTCGCGCACCTGACCGGCGACCCCGCCGGCCCGCCGACCCTCCCGGCCTTCGGCCTCGCCGACTCCGTCTGCGGCATCGCGGCGTCGTCGGCGGTGATGATGGCGCTGTACCACCGCGAGCGGTCGGGTGCGGGCCAGGTCATCGACATGAGCCTGCTGGCGCCGCTGATGACCGCGGTCGGCCCCTCGCCGACGGTCTATCAGCAGCTCGGCGTGGTGGAGCACCGGCACGGCAACCGCTCCACCAACAACGCGCCGCGCAACACCTACGAGACCTCCGACGGGTACTGGCTGGCCATCTCCACCAGCGCCCAGGCCATCGCCGAGCGGGTCATGCACCTCATCGGCAGGCCCGACCTCATCGAGGAGCCGTGGTTCGCCACCGGCCGGGGCCGGGTCGAGCACGTCGAACTGCTCGACGAGCTCGTCGGCGGCTGGATCGGCGCGCGAACCCGGGACGAGGCGGTCACCGCCTTCACCGAGGCGGGCGCGGCCGTCGCCCCCGTCTACACCGCCAAGGACCTCGTGGAGGACCCGCACGTGCGAGAGACGGGGATGCTCACCGAGGTCCCCGACCCGGACCTCGGGCCGCTCCTCCAGCACGACGTGATGTGGCGGATGTCGGAGACCCCGGGCCGGATCCGGTTCACCGGCCGGTCCCACGGCGCGGACACCGACGCCGTCCTGACGGACGAGCTGGGCCTCACCGCCGACGAGGTCGCCGCGCTGCGCGAAAGGAAGATCGTGACCTGA
- a CDS encoding HpcH/HpaI aldolase/citrate lyase family protein, whose amino-acid sequence MAGTDPVRSALYVPGDQPRKLAKAAGYGADSLIVDLEDAVAPPAKEAAREAVASWLAGGGASGGPQVWIRINPGEAGLADLAAVAHPDVTGVCVAKAETVEGLGEVDAALAGFPGIALSPILESAAAVLAAPALARAPRVVRLQLGEADLKADLGVDPGPDERELLWARSQVVLASAAAGIAAPLGPVSTALADPEALRASSHALRRLGFHGRACVHPAQLPVVHEVFTPTGAELARARDLVARFAAAGEGVVVDDRGRMVDEAVVRQARRVLAAAR is encoded by the coding sequence ATGGCCGGGACTGACCCCGTCAGGTCCGCCCTGTACGTGCCCGGCGACCAGCCGCGCAAGCTGGCCAAGGCCGCCGGGTACGGGGCCGACTCCCTCATCGTGGACCTGGAGGACGCGGTCGCCCCGCCGGCCAAGGAGGCGGCGCGCGAGGCCGTCGCCTCCTGGCTCGCCGGGGGAGGCGCTTCGGGCGGGCCGCAGGTGTGGATCCGGATCAACCCGGGGGAGGCGGGGCTCGCCGATCTGGCGGCCGTCGCCCACCCGGACGTGACGGGCGTCTGCGTCGCCAAGGCCGAGACCGTCGAGGGGCTCGGGGAGGTCGACGCGGCGCTCGCCGGCTTCCCCGGGATCGCGCTCAGCCCGATCCTGGAGAGCGCGGCGGCGGTGCTCGCCGCGCCCGCGCTGGCCCGCGCGCCGCGCGTCGTCCGGCTCCAGCTCGGCGAGGCCGACCTCAAGGCCGACCTCGGCGTCGATCCCGGACCCGACGAGCGGGAGCTGCTGTGGGCGCGGTCGCAGGTCGTGCTCGCCTCGGCGGCGGCCGGGATCGCCGCGCCGCTCGGCCCCGTCAGCACCGCGCTGGCCGACCCGGAGGCGCTGCGCGCGTCGAGCCACGCGCTGCGCAGGCTCGGATTCCACGGCCGCGCGTGCGTCCACCCCGCCCAGCTCCCGGTCGTGCACGAGGTGTTCACGCCGACCGGCGCGGAGCTGGCGCGGGCGCGCGACCTCGTCGCCCGGTTCGCCGCGGCGGGGGAGGGCGTCGTCGTGGACGACCGCGGCCGGATGGTGGACGAGGCGGTCGTCCGGCAGGCCCGCCGCGTCCTCGCCGCCGCCCGCTAG
- a CDS encoding cyclase family protein: protein MTLDTTTLGTADPLLKAVLGGVTVYDLGRTLYQGMPQSPNHPAYTHSLPRRHGDRMRPDGGSAANDIVVMGTHVGTHIDALAHVSQDGRLYGGVDADEALQDGRYPEHGVHTIAPMVRRGVLLDVPRALGEEYCAAGYEITTADLERAEQLQGTPVRAGDVVLIRSGWGRHFDDPDRNVYIGAASGVPGVGEAGAKWLAARGAHAVGADTIAFECLPPGKGHSVLPAHRVLLVERGVYIIEALALEEAAAAGAHEFTFILSPLPLLGATGSPVRPLAVIGRS, encoded by the coding sequence GTGACGCTTGACACCACCACCCTCGGCACCGCCGACCCGCTGCTCAAGGCGGTCCTCGGCGGGGTGACCGTGTACGACCTCGGCCGCACCCTGTACCAGGGCATGCCGCAGTCGCCCAACCACCCCGCGTACACCCACTCGCTGCCGCGCAGGCACGGCGACCGGATGCGCCCGGACGGCGGGTCCGCCGCCAACGACATCGTCGTCATGGGCACCCACGTGGGCACCCACATCGACGCGCTCGCCCACGTCTCCCAGGACGGCCGCCTCTACGGAGGGGTGGACGCCGACGAGGCGCTGCAGGACGGGCGCTACCCCGAGCACGGCGTGCACACCATCGCCCCGATGGTCCGCCGCGGCGTCCTGCTGGACGTGCCGCGCGCCCTGGGCGAGGAGTACTGCGCCGCCGGATACGAGATCACCACCGCCGATCTGGAACGCGCCGAGCAACTCCAGGGCACCCCCGTCCGCGCGGGCGACGTGGTGCTGATCCGCAGCGGCTGGGGCCGCCACTTCGACGACCCGGACCGGAACGTCTACATCGGCGCGGCCTCCGGCGTCCCCGGCGTCGGCGAGGCGGGAGCCAAGTGGCTCGCCGCGCGCGGCGCGCACGCGGTCGGCGCGGACACCATCGCCTTCGAGTGCCTGCCGCCCGGCAAGGGCCACAGCGTGCTGCCCGCCCACCGGGTGCTGCTCGTGGAGCGCGGCGTCTACATCATCGAGGCGCTGGCGCTGGAAGAGGCCGCCGCCGCCGGGGCGCACGAGTTCACCTTCATCCTGTCGCCGCTGCCCCTGCTCGGCGCCACAGGCTCGCCGGTCCGCCCGCTCGCCGTCATCGGGCGGTCCTGA
- a CDS encoding LysR family transcriptional regulator: MEMHQLAYFVAVAEERNFTRAAARLRISQSGVSAQIRQLERELGAELFDRASRAVALTAAGKAALEPARAVLKAAEEVARSVDDVRGLVRGSLTVGMVIGCTVTPLFAALADLNAGHPGVEVALLEDASDRLADGVRAGVLDVALLGTAVLPDGLESLTLISEPLAALVPPGHPLAGRAEATLAEVCAGPVVCMPPGTGLRTVFDLACAERGLTPHVALTASAADAIADLSARGLGTAILTPSMSAAYTGRLTALPISDLSTPALLALAWRPNPSPAARAFLTHARARFGL; this comes from the coding sequence ATGGAGATGCATCAGCTCGCGTACTTCGTGGCGGTCGCCGAGGAGCGGAACTTCACGCGGGCCGCGGCACGTCTGCGGATCAGCCAGTCCGGGGTGAGCGCCCAGATCCGGCAGCTGGAGCGGGAGCTCGGGGCCGAGCTGTTCGACCGGGCGTCCCGCGCCGTCGCGCTCACCGCGGCGGGCAAGGCGGCCCTGGAGCCCGCGCGGGCCGTGCTCAAGGCCGCCGAGGAGGTCGCCCGCTCGGTGGACGACGTGCGCGGGCTGGTCCGGGGAAGCCTCACCGTCGGCATGGTCATCGGCTGCACGGTCACCCCTCTGTTCGCCGCCCTGGCCGATCTGAACGCGGGCCATCCCGGCGTCGAGGTCGCGCTGCTGGAGGACGCCTCCGACCGGCTCGCCGACGGCGTCCGCGCCGGCGTCCTGGACGTCGCGCTGCTGGGCACCGCCGTGCTCCCGGACGGGCTCGAATCACTGACGCTGATCAGCGAGCCCCTCGCCGCGCTCGTCCCGCCGGGCCACCCGCTGGCGGGCCGGGCGGAGGCGACCCTGGCCGAGGTGTGCGCCGGTCCCGTCGTCTGCATGCCGCCCGGCACGGGGCTGCGGACCGTCTTCGACCTCGCGTGCGCGGAGCGGGGCCTCACGCCGCACGTCGCGCTGACGGCCTCCGCGGCCGACGCCATCGCCGACCTCTCCGCCCGCGGCCTCGGGACGGCGATCCTCACGCCCTCCATGTCCGCCGCCTACACGGGCCGCCTTACCGCGCTCCCGATCTCCGACCTCTCCACGCCCGCCCTCCTGGCCCTGGCCTGGCGGCCGAACCCCTCCCCCGCCGCGCGCGCCTTCCTCACCCACGCCCGCGCCCGCTTCGGCCTCTGA
- a CDS encoding dihydroorotase produces the protein MSEFDLVVKNVAVVSHDRDEPISADIAVRDGKIVEVAPGIDTAGARQVVDGGGKLAFPGVVDAHQHWGIYNPLADDTVTESRASAQGGVTTALTYMRTGQYYLNKGGPYTDFFPEVLAASQGRAHVDYAFHLAPMSKQHITEIPDLVEKFGVTSFKIFMFYGSHGLHGRSADQSSFLMTPEGERYDYAHFEFVMRGIQAAREKFPHLADEISLSLHCETAEIMSAYTKIVEEEGSLSGLAAYSASRPPHSEGLAVSIASYLAHETGLPTINLLHLSGFKAVDAAVRMSQAFPHIDFRREVTVGHLLADIETASGIGGKVNPPLRGRDDVEALWSFIADGTIDWVVSDHACCRDEAKFGSDREDVFLAKSGFGGAEYLLPGMVSEGRKRGVPLGRIAALTSYNPAVRYGLRGKGVLAAGYDADIALVDPNATWTVRAEDSESTQEYTPFEGFELGAKVTDAFLRGERILDAGKVVGEPSGKFLARPYGRD, from the coding sequence TTGAGTGAGTTCGATCTGGTCGTGAAGAACGTCGCGGTCGTCAGCCATGACCGGGACGAGCCGATTTCCGCGGACATCGCGGTGCGCGACGGGAAGATCGTCGAGGTGGCCCCCGGCATCGACACCGCGGGCGCGCGCCAGGTCGTGGACGGCGGCGGGAAGCTCGCGTTCCCCGGCGTGGTCGACGCCCACCAGCACTGGGGCATCTACAACCCGCTCGCCGACGACACCGTGACCGAGTCCCGCGCCAGCGCGCAGGGCGGCGTGACGACCGCGCTGACGTACATGCGCACGGGCCAGTACTACCTGAACAAGGGCGGGCCCTACACCGACTTCTTCCCCGAGGTCCTGGCCGCCTCCCAGGGCCGCGCGCACGTGGACTACGCCTTCCACCTCGCGCCCATGAGCAAGCAGCACATCACCGAGATCCCCGACCTCGTCGAGAAGTTCGGCGTGACCTCGTTCAAGATCTTCATGTTCTACGGCTCGCACGGCCTGCACGGGCGCTCGGCCGACCAGAGCAGCTTCCTCATGACCCCCGAGGGCGAGCGGTACGACTACGCGCACTTCGAGTTCGTCATGCGCGGCATCCAGGCCGCCCGCGAGAAGTTCCCGCACCTGGCCGACGAGATCTCGCTGTCGCTGCACTGCGAGACCGCCGAGATCATGAGCGCCTACACCAAGATCGTGGAGGAGGAGGGCTCGCTGAGCGGCCTCGCCGCCTACAGCGCCTCGCGGCCGCCGCACTCCGAGGGCCTCGCCGTCTCCATCGCCTCCTACCTGGCGCACGAGACGGGCCTGCCGACGATCAACCTGCTGCACCTCTCCGGCTTCAAGGCCGTGGACGCGGCGGTCCGCATGTCCCAGGCCTTCCCGCACATCGACTTCCGCCGCGAGGTCACCGTCGGGCACCTCCTCGCCGACATCGAGACCGCGAGCGGCATCGGCGGCAAGGTGAACCCGCCGCTGCGCGGCCGCGACGACGTCGAGGCCCTGTGGTCGTTCATCGCCGACGGCACGATCGACTGGGTCGTGTCCGACCACGCCTGCTGCCGCGACGAGGCCAAGTTCGGGTCCGACCGCGAGGACGTGTTCCTCGCCAAGTCCGGCTTCGGCGGCGCCGAGTACCTGCTGCCCGGCATGGTGTCCGAGGGCCGCAAGCGCGGCGTCCCGCTCGGCCGGATCGCCGCCCTCACCTCCTACAACCCCGCCGTCCGGTACGGCCTGCGCGGCAAGGGCGTCCTGGCCGCCGGCTACGACGCCGACATCGCCCTGGTCGACCCGAACGCCACCTGGACGGTCCGGGCCGAGGACTCCGAGTCCACCCAGGAGTACACCCCGTTCGAGGGCTTCGAGCTCGGTGCGAAGGTCACCGACGCGTTCCTGCGCGGCGAGCGGATCCTGGACGCCGGCAAGGTCGTCGGGGAGCCGTCCGGCAAGTTCCTGGCCCGTCCGTATGGCCGGGACTGA
- a CDS encoding YybH family protein → MTEDKYAEYTKAQCPEDLTRLFVERSNEGDADGVAALYAEDAVMAFPPGSQTVGREAIRALWAKVLEARPHFTPEPPLPTLVSGDLALTSTPPSDGAGARAQVARRQPDGTWLRVLDQPEFQRPGG, encoded by the coding sequence ATGACCGAGGACAAGTACGCCGAGTACACGAAGGCCCAGTGCCCGGAGGACCTCACCCGCCTGTTCGTCGAGCGCTCCAACGAGGGCGACGCCGACGGAGTGGCCGCCCTCTACGCCGAAGACGCCGTGATGGCGTTCCCACCCGGCTCCCAGACCGTCGGCAGGGAGGCGATCCGCGCCCTGTGGGCCAAGGTCCTTGAGGCCCGCCCGCACTTCACCCCGGAGCCGCCGCTCCCGACCCTCGTGAGCGGCGACCTCGCGCTCACCTCCACCCCGCCGTCCGACGGCGCCGGCGCTCGCGCCCAGGTCGCCCGCCGCCAGCCCGACGGCACCTGGCTCCGCGTCCTCGACCAGCCGGAGTTCCAGCGGCCCGGCGGCTGA